The Sulfurovum riftiae DNA segment GCAGTGTTTGCCTTTCCGGTCCCCTTCATAGAGAATGGAGTTGATACTCATAAGCTGCCGGTTGTCTGTAGCAGAGGCATAGGCATGACCCAGTGTCCATCCGCCTCTGGCAATGGCTATGAGGGTGTCGGGCTCATATTCCCGTGTCAGTCTGACCAGTTTTTTGACATCATCGACGAATTTTTCATAACTGTAATAAACCATCTTGTATCCTTGAAAATTATAGTGTAGCATATATGGTGTAAGATTTGCTATAATCCATTTATGACATATACTGAGAAGATCGAAAAAGCCAAAGCAAAACTGATGCTCGAACACCCTTACATCGGTTCTGTAGCGACGGTACTTGAACTCAATAACGACACAGAGGCATTGACCTTCAGCAGTGACGGTATCAGCCTGACGTACAATGATGAGTACTTTGAAAAGGCACCCCTTGACGAGATAGAGTTTGCCTTGGCCAATGGTGCCATGCACGCGGTTCTCAAACACAGTGAACGTGTCAATGAGCGGGTTGACCGAATCTGGCAGGCGGCAAGTGATCTTGTGGTCAACGCTATGCTGGTGAAGAACGGATTTCCCCTGCCTCCCTATGTCTACTACGATGAGCGTTTCGAGGGGATGTATGCCGAAGAGATCTATGATGTGCTCAAGGATGAGATGATCCGTAACGATACCCTTGATGAAGCGGAAGCGGTCTCGGAAGATGAGCAGGCAGAAGAGCCCCAGGAAGAAGAAGGAAAAGGGGAGAGCAATGAGAACGGTGAAAGCGCTGACAATACTCCTCAACCGGCATCTATGGAAGAGAGTGAAGTATCAGAGTTTGACATGCTGTCAGAAGAGCTGAAAGAATTCTTCGAACAGATATTTCAGAAATACAAGCGTCAGGGAAATCTTCCCGAAGATCTCAATATTGTCGTGCCCGAATATTTCTCACACAAGATCGATTGGCGTGAGATGCTTTACAAATATATCGCTTCCTATGCTAAAAGTACCTACTCATTCGTTCCTCCCAATATGAAATACCTCTACCGCGGTATCTATCTCCCCAGTCTGAGTTCCGACCTGCTGCGTATTGTCATTGCCGTCGATACTTCCGGCTCCATCGATGAAGCACTGCTGGGTACTTTTTTGGGAGAGATCGAATCCATTATGCAGAGCTATCCCAATTATGAGATCGATCTTATTACCGCCGATGCGAAAATCCAGTCGCATCGGGTATTCCTGCCCGGTGAATCTCTTGACTATGAAGTGAGCGGAGGGGGAGGGACCGATTTCCGTCCGGTCTTCGAGTATATCGATAACTATATCGACTATCCGACGCTGCTGCTCTATTTTACAGATGCAGAGGGGACATTCCCGGCAAATGAACCCGGATACGATCTTCTCTGGCTGATACCGGAGGAGAGAGAGATGCCTTTCGGTGAAGTACTGATATTGGAAGAGCATCATTAAAAAAGGAGTCGCAGATGACGATAGAAGCCAATTATGTAGATATTTTGAATCGTGAGATCTTTCCTGCAAAGGTCATCATTGAAAAGGGGAAAATAGCCTTCATTGAAAAGACAGACAGGCTCTGCAATACCTATCTCTTGCCCGGATTCATCGATGCACATATACATATTGAAAGTTCTATGCTTCCACCAAGTGAATTCGCACGTCTGGCAGTCCGGCACGGTACGGTAGCGACCGTGTCTGATCCACATGAGATCGCCAATATCCTGGGGGTCGAAGGGGTGAAATATATGCTGAGGAACAGTGAAGAATCACCATTCAAGTTCTATTTCGGTGCTTCGCCCTGTGTACCGGCCACCACTTTTGAGACCAATGGTGCGACACTTGGACCCAAAGAGATAGAGAACCTGCTGATGATGTCTCAGATCAAGTATCTTTCCGAAGTGATGAATTTCCCCGGTGTGATCAATGACGATCCCGATATGCT contains these protein-coding regions:
- a CDS encoding DUF2201 family putative metallopeptidase, giving the protein MTYTEKIEKAKAKLMLEHPYIGSVATVLELNNDTEALTFSSDGISLTYNDEYFEKAPLDEIEFALANGAMHAVLKHSERVNERVDRIWQAASDLVVNAMLVKNGFPLPPYVYYDERFEGMYAEEIYDVLKDEMIRNDTLDEAEAVSEDEQAEEPQEEEGKGESNENGESADNTPQPASMEESEVSEFDMLSEELKEFFEQIFQKYKRQGNLPEDLNIVVPEYFSHKIDWREMLYKYIASYAKSTYSFVPPNMKYLYRGIYLPSLSSDLLRIVIAVDTSGSIDEALLGTFLGEIESIMQSYPNYEIDLITADAKIQSHRVFLPGESLDYEVSGGGGTDFRPVFEYIDNYIDYPTLLLYFTDAEGTFPANEPGYDLLWLIPEEREMPFGEVLILEEHH